From one Eptesicus fuscus isolate TK198812 chromosome 21, DD_ASM_mEF_20220401, whole genome shotgun sequence genomic stretch:
- the HAS1 gene encoding hyaluronan synthase 1, with translation MTQDVPKPSRAARHCSGPARRVLTLAFALLILVLITWAYAAGVPLASDRHGLLAFGLYGAFLSAHLVAQSLFAYLEHRRVAAAARRAAARGPPDAATARSVALTISAYQEDPAYLRQCLASARALLYPRARLRVLMVVDGNRAEDLYMVDMFREVFADEDPATYVWDGNYHQPWEPAAAGAAGAGAGAYREVESEDPGRLAVEALVRTRRCVCVAQRWGGKREVMYTAFKALGDSVDYVQVCDSDTRLDPMALLELVRVLDDDPRVGAVGGDVRILNPLDSWVSFLSSLRYWVAFNVERACQSYFHCVSCISGPLGLYRNHLLQQFLEAWYNQKFLGTHCTFGDDRHLTNRMLSMGYATKYTSRSRCYSETPASFLRWLSQQTRWSKSYFREWLYNALWWHRHHAWMTYEAVVSGLFPFFVAATVLRLFYAGRPWALLWVLLCVQGVALAKAAFAAWLRGCARMLLLSLYAPLYMGGLLPAKFLALATMNQSGWGTSGRRKLAANYVPVLPLALWALLLLGGLARSVAQEASADWSGPARAAEARHLAAGAGAYLGYWALMLTLYWVGVRRICRRRAGGYRVQV, from the exons GACGTGCCCAAACCCAGCCGGGCAGCCCGCCACTgctccggcccggcccggcgggTGCTGACCCTCGCCTTCgcgctgctcatcctggtccTCATCACCTGGGCCTACGCGGCCGGCGTGCCGCTCGCCTCCGATCGCCACGGCCTCCTCGCCTTCGGCCTCTACGGCGCCTTCCTGTCGGCGCACCTGGTGGCGCAGAGCCTGTTCGCGTACCTGGAGCACCGgcgggtggcggcggcggcgcggcgggcggcggcgcgggggcCCCCGGACGCGGCCACGGCGCGCAGCGTGGCGCTCACCATCTCCGCGTACCAGGAGGACCCCGCGTACCTGCGCCAGTGCCTGGCGTCCGCCCGCGCCCTGCTGTACCCGCGCGCGCGGCTGCGCGTGCTCATGGTGGTGGACGGCAACCGCGCCGAGGACCTCTACATGGTCGACATGTTCCGCGAGGTCTTCGCCGACGAGGACCCCGCCACCTACGTGTGGGACGGCAACTACCACCAGCCCTGGGAGCccgcggcggcgggcgcggcgggggcgggcgcgggcgccTACCGCGAGGTGGAGTCCGAGGACCCGGGGCGCCTGGCGGTGGAGGCGCTGGTGAGGACGCGCCGGTGCGTGTGCGTGGCGCAGCGCTGGGGCGGCAAGCGCGAGGTCATGTACACGGCCTTCAAGGCGCTGGGCGACTCCGTGGACTACGTGCAG GTCTGCGACTCAGACACGAGGCTGGACCCCATGGCACTGCTGGAGTTGGTGCGGGTGCTGGACGATGACCCCCGGgtgggggctgttgggggggacgtGCGGATCCTCAACCCTCTGGACTCCTGGGTCAGCTTCTTAAGCAGCCTGCGGTACTGGGTGGCCTTCAACGTGGAGCGGGCCTGCCAGAGCTACTTCCACTGTGTGTCCTGCATCAGCGGTCCCCTCG GCCTGTACAGGAACCACCTCCTGCAGCAGTTTCTTGAGGCCTGGTACAACCAGAAGTTCCTGGGCACCCACTGCACTTTTGGGGATGACCGGCACCTCACCAACCGCATGCTCAGCATGGGCTACGCCACCAA GTACACCTCCCGGTCCCGCTGCTACTCGGAGACGCCCGCGTCCTTCCTGCGCTGGCTGAGCCAGCAGACGCGCTGGTCCAAGTCGTACTTCCGCGAGTGGCTGTACAACGCGCTGTGGTGGCACCGGCACCACGCGTGGATGACCTACGAGGCGGTGGTCTCGGGCCTCTTCCCCTTCTTCGTGGCGGCCACGGTGCTGCGGCTCTTCTACGCGGGCCGCCCGTGGGCgctgctgtgggtgctgctgtGCGTGCAGGGCGTGGCGCTGGCCAAGGCGGCCTTCGCGGCCTGGCTGCGGGGCTGCGCCCGCATGCTGCTGCTCTCGCTCTACGCGCCGCTCTACATGGGCGGCCTGCTGCCCGCCAAGTTCCTGGCGCTGGCCACCATGaaccagagcggctggggcacgTCGGGCCGCAGGAAGCTGGCCGCCAACTACGTGCCGGTGCTGCCGCTGGCCCTGtgggcgctgctgctgctgggcggcCTGGCGCGCAGCGTGGCGCAGGAGGCCAGCGCCGACTGGAGCGGGCCCGCCCGGGCCGCCGAGGCGCGCCACCTGGCGGCCGGGGCCGGCGCCTACCTGGGCTACTGGGCGCTCATGCTCACGCTCTACTGGGTGGGCGTGCGGAGGATCTGCCGGCGCAGGGCGGGGGGCTACCGCGTCCAGGTGTGA